AtcaaattggttgaaatggattaGCTGGTTTGGATTAGTTTCGATTTATTGCAGggaatgttagatatttataaaagagTTATATTGagcttataaaaaaaaattaggattttgcgaaaaatttcctATGGTTTCGGTTTAATTCCGGTTTGGTctcgaagtatgttttgggctttggaggcccCTCTAAAGGACGTTATGACATAtttcggtaaatgaatagtacttaattcataataatgaaaaattaattcggtaaattccggtaatgcctcgtaccctatttcgacgacgaaTACGGGTAAGAAGTGTTACACAATTATTCATATAAATAAGAagaaaatatgagtttaaaaGTACCAGTATTTATGTTCACTTGATTATTATAATAAcgacattaattaaattaaaaaactaatttattctattttatgaGAGACATATTCCCATGGGAAGTGTACTACTTTTATCCTGAGGGGCATTTACAAAAGAACGTACACTCATGAAACTTGAAAAGGGAGAAAATATCTATCTTGTATACGtggaaaaagaagaaagatgcgAATGTATCAAGATAAAACTATTAGTGAAAATTGAGAAACTTGTctgaattttaaataatatctttTAATAGTGTCTcagttcaattttaaaatattttaagttcCAACTGTAGTCTAATCTGATTCCAAATAAAAAAGTACTCATTACattatttccaattaaataatataattttatataatacttatatacttttagaattaaataaaaaacaaaatctaattttcaattatatgtttttaaatccATTTGGTTTTGAATAAGatatattaattaatgttttagtccaagatattaataaaaatttatacttaATACATGCAtcaatgtataataaatttaattaaaatattaataaatatttatatttagcatacggataaatatataataaaattaattaatatataatatatgagttttaaattttaccctcataatttttttaaagaataaaaaatatattatttttatttaattttatataattttattaaacttttaaacaaaataattgaatatatattttttaatatttatattaaaatattctatatttattttcaaatgagATGAGCTAACAACCAGAGTCCTTAAATATTAAACTCCAACCTTGATTCATAATTTAAACATGCATAATTTATCTAACTTgttttttgaatttattgtttttCTCTCAACCTTTTAAGAATGAATTATAGTTTGGctcctaaattttaaaaaaaattatgctttagatctttcaaaaattataaaattttaagtttataatttaattcttaaattttgatttaatcttcttaaaaattataaagatataaattaatataaaaataaaattacattgtataatttaataaaaaattgtaacTGGTTAGAAATATGAAAGGTatgaaaacaattattaaataatGGGTCAAGTGTtgatatttttaagataaaaaaaacgaCAAACAAATCTGATATTTTGTTCTTTTGGAAACCGAATCAGAACGAAGTCCCCAGTTACGAGTGACGCAAACACCACTCAAATGTCCATTTTCTATACCTCTTTCCCAAACCATCCACATCAAGGGCTAAGCCAGGAGGGCTAGCATGGGCCCTGTCCctctaaaatgtaaattttttaaaaattttaaattaataaagataaaattacactttggttatccctaaaattataaaaatttgatttaattctttacaaattataaaaatataaattataaaaaattaaaattttatccggcCTCCCTAAATATttattctggcttcgcccctgatgCACATTCATCTCTTTTCCAAATGTAAGCTTCGATCTTCAACGgatgaaatttttttgttaaatctcCAAtacctatttcttttttttatttaattcatccTTACATTTAAattaacttcattttttttagatatctgactaatattattaaaataaatctatatGACAGCGACTATCACTAGTATAGtgatatgttttaaaaataaaatatattatttgttcATATTCATTCTAGATaaacatttttttagtttttcatattattattttgaagtttaaaattttataaaaatattagaaatattatTTGAGGctatgtataaaaaatataatttttatatattttaaattttttattttatcatagtCACCATATTATTGATTGTCAGTATTATGCCAACTTATTTTAACGAATTAGACCTAAAAGATATAAATTAAGTTACACTTTTCAAATTTAACTACTAATTAGATAAAAAGAAATTAGATACTAAGTATAAATTCTCAAATTCACCTCCATAAATACTagactttaaatatatatatattataaaacttgAGATTTGTAGGTATGTTCCAGCAGCAACTAAtcgtttattattatttaaaattattgacAATGGATTTCTCTACTATATAAACCCCCTTCTTCCTTCCCCATTTCCACTGCAACTATCACTCAAACCATCAATTTCTTTCATTTTCCCCTTTCTTTTCgttattcattttctttagttaTTTGTGAATGGAGAGAAACCCCATGCGTAGGCAGCTTGCAAGCTTGAGGAAATCCCTGTTTGATCAGGTTTGTTTTCCTCAACATTAATTTGCATGGTTTTAATCTTCAACATATGTGTTCATTGCTCACTTATTTATGTGGGCATAAGAGAAAACCAACTTAAGCAGtgttttgatgattatatatatagGGATATCTGGATGAACAATTCATGGAGTTGGAGCAACTCCAAGATGATGCCAACCCTAATTTCGTCGAAGAAGTTGTCACCTTATACTACCGCGATTCTGCCAGATTAATCGTTAACTTAGACCACGCCCTGTAAGTTCTATTTTCATGCTACTCAACCACCGCAACAGTTTGATGAtcatcatattatatatatatatattttttcatttttgtgcTCTCCAGGGAGCGGAGGCCTTTAGATTTTAGTAAGTTGGATGGGTTAATGCATCAGTTCAAAGGAAGCAGTTCAAGGTAACATGTTAAGCAAatctctttcttctttctttttttttattcatttaaaataaaaataaaaccgcTGAAATAATATGAAAAGAGTTATAATCTTGTATAATAAGACTTGATATTTAGGTATAAATTAAAAGCAAGTATATTCTATGCTGGCTTTAACACAaccaattatttatttttaaaatttttttgggatGGGTTGCAGCATTGGAGCCAAAAAGGTGAAAGCTGAGAGCACATTGTTTAGGGAATATTGCAAGTCTGGAAATGCAGAAGGGTAATTCCATCTTCTCTTGAAAGCTTCCTCTTCCTGTATTATAGAGTCCAATATTTATATACCCGAATTTGGAAGGATCACATATCCATATCTAAAAATATGTTAGACATAAATGTTTGAtgcaaaaatgaaaaagaatccGAATAATATAGCCTACCACTTTGGTTTAACTTGCAGATGCATGAGGACTTTCCAGCAACTGAAGAAAGAATATGCAACATTGAGAAAGAAGCTTGAAACTTACTTTCAGGTGCCTTTTTTTCCCCAAATTAAGCATGTCAATAACTTATGTAATTTTAGGTCCTGCTAGTGCTAATTTCTTTTCTATTATGACCAGCTGGCAAGACAAATTGGTCCAATGGAGAGTGCAAATCGCCCTAAATAGAGAGAGAGCCCAATGCAGACGTGAGTAGTTGTATTCCCAAACTTCACCTTACTGAATTAGCTTTGATTTTGCTTGTAAAGCTATGTTTTAGATTGGGCTTGGTCAGAAAGCTTTGCTCTATCAGTCGATGCATGTTTTGTATTTTGGTATCCATTAAAAAAGTGTAGTTGAGTTGATAATTTCAATAAGTTGAAACTCTGTCCTTAACACCTTTTACTCCCTCTTCCATCAATCGCTGCTACAAGAATAAAAAATGAGATTTTCAAATGTTGCCATTATTAGACGACAGCATGAAGTAACTATATTTCAGATTCATGTTAAAGGGCGCTGCCATAAGCCCAAACCCAACATTCGAAGATGGAGATGTATGGTTGTGGTGCGGAAGAGAGTGGATCCAACATAACCCAACCCACGTTAGATTGGGCTTTCACTCTTATTcaacttcaaaataaaaaagaaaagatggatgCTTTTGATATTTTTAGGTAATTTATAAGGAAAATGGGCAATTCTACATTTTAGTACTTCAATAATATaggtatttattattattttttcaaaatttatattttaaaaaagaaatataagtaacacaatttttaatttatgtaccATTGAGATTTATAAATACATACAAGACTTTCAGCTCGAATTTCAATCACTTTGagaaaaaaccaaataaaaatttcaacaaaatgaACAAATACCATGCTATAATTTTGGTTAGAGCTCACTAAACCTCTTTCAAATCTACCACCAGTCTCCTTCACTCTGGTCAACTTACAACCAATCATCAGTCTTTCTCCCACTTTTACCTCCTCCTCCCcgttcttctttctttcttccttttgttCCTCCATTTGGTTATCATTACCAAAGTTTCCAACAATGTTGTCAACGATCCTTTTCAAATAATGATCCTTTTCCCTTCTCTTGTCATCCtctcttccattttctttttccctCTCCAACTCCTTTCCCCGCCATCTACTCCGTTCTCACCTAAGTTGACTTTTTAAAGACTACCCTCCCTTTTCTATCAAGTTTTATGTCCGGAATAATAACTATGGCCTAGGTTCTGAACCTTGGATCCTCCTTTGAAGGATGTTTTACGAGTAGACAAGGACTCGTTTTTTCTTGGATCCACTCTAACTTGATTTGCTCGAGTTCTTTTAGTGCCTCGGTTTCTCGAGTTTAAGCCGACTCACTTTTTGACTACACTTGATCTAATGGATTCAATGTATTTGGCTATTTGCAACTTTTATGGATTTTCGGGATAGACAATATCATTATTAGCGGGTACAATGCACTGGTTAACACGATTCATTTTTGGTGGCTGACACCTTTCAGTGGAGCAAGAGCCTATGAGTTGGCTTGTATTTGTAGTAGAGGAGTTCTTTCCGACATGATTCCCaagttaaattttgtaaaataaagtGGTCAACGCAACaatttaggttaatttttttaactttaaatttacattttattaaatttttaagaaacaaaatctagatcataaaatataatatataagtatCGAAGtgatatcaaataaaaaaaaagaaaaagaaaatcagtttgttatttaaaattctataaaaccatataatattttaaaaaactaaacataaataattaatggtATTATAAATTTGTTGTATGAATTGGTGTTATGAGAAAGAACACGGctcataaaattattaaataagttagtgCGTCAAGTcacgttaatttttttataaaaaaaaacagtttttaaaataaaaatatcaaagtaACAAAGTTTTAAAGTTATCTATAAACAACATTTTTTGAACATAAAATTATTGTGAATTACTTTTAGCGACTTCGTTCATTTCTTCAAAAGTTACTCTTTCATCCTAACAGAActactattttttaaataaacattccaaatataatttgtttttgaataaaacaAGTATTACTCATCCACGAATAGGTGTCAATATATTAGTGttctttttcatattattatgtaACATCTTTTTATTAGAAAAgataattacttttaaaaaatcatttttaagaaaaatttggacttaaaaaataactttttttttcttaataaagcgccatttatttaaaaaaaattgagagcgaatttaactttaaaaaatatataaatattaaaattgaatttttcttTAAAGACAGTTCATTTTTGTTTTTCGATATATTGTAAGATAATGTTTGTGTTGCTCCTTTTTGCAGACCTTAGGATTTATGAAACTGAAACCGTTTTCCATGTTGTCCAAATTAAATTAGCCACGTTTTTATTTAGTTTCCAAATAATTATAATCCACTTTATATCCATCTCTTTTACCAAAACAAATGTtatgaattaaataaaactatacaATGTATTAAATCTTTAGGATATAACATATTAAAATGAACATACTACCATCATCAAcacttgttttgttttttatgtaCTATTTTTAGGTTAAAACCCCATACATATGGTTAATTTTAAGACAACACTTTAAATGTGCTTTTGAAACAAGGCAAGCATGTACACCTTcaaataaaaatgacaaaaaaaaaagtgtgattTTCTTATAGTATATTATAACAGATTGAGAACATTCTATTTGAAAGTTTATGATTGGTCATTTCCTTTTCCTTATAATTTATGACCCAAATGTCAAAAAGTATGTAGTTAATTCACAAAATCTTAAATGAGAAGAATTTTCAAGATAACAAAAGCCTTAAAGCTAACTACAACTTATCGCTTAGTGGaaaggattttttttaatataatttggtatttgaatttcacattttttcttttaatacagtatttatgttattttttttgtttaatgtaatacttatatttgacaaaaattatacatttttgcTTTTGAAGATAACGgtttttaggatttagggttaatttttaatcaaataaaccTTAAGACCCGAATTAAATGATCACATCTATCAGAttgtatttaacaaattaaactttaaactaaaaaaattcataattaacactAAATTTGTTCTATTAACATAGCCAtgaaaaattcaaatctaataacattagcaattaactttcatcaaatcaaccttaaaacctgaattaaacactacaaatttaatattgttacctttaggtacaaaaaaaatataacctTTTTGTCAAACACAGGTACCAAATTGGACCAAAATATAACACAAGTACCACATTAGAAAAAAAGTATCAAACTCgaataccaaaaataaaattgattttttaatgtaaattttaGTGAATACTTTTTTGAAattacaatatttatatatttttaattgtattttattgtttaaactttaaataatttttatttaatctagCCTAGTATTGTTTAATTTAGTTGGCATTATTATTATAGCAATCAATAATACGTGAATTCAAGCGTAATTAAGCATACAAGGGTCGAGAGAATTATAGGTAGATGTAAGCaataaataaaaagggttttTATGTAATCTATGCTACTTATAAAATTCATTACTAAATTGGTACAAGAAGTTATTTGAACatgaaaaaaagataaaaagttataacttttaaaactaaaaaaattataaatttttatatgtatttgaatagtttttaattaattttattaaatagcttaatttataaatttaaaaaaaatctgaaaatagATAACTAGTTAACTTGAGAGATTTAAAATCCTTTTGATGTAGGTTGAATCCTTGgtgttgtttttatatatattttatttaatttttcgatTTTTTAATTGCAAATTTTTGACACAGACACAAATTTTTTTTAGCATAACAAGTTCAGCATGTTACAAATAAATGCTTAATTTCTGGATCAAATATATAACAGAGGTTTTGGTATTTTGCAAGCACTTTTTTCGTATAAAAAGTTTTTTCTTTAATATCATTTTGATGCTAAGTTTTAGtcattagaaaaagaaagaaagaaagaaaaacgacTGCTCATAGCATTGCCAATGCCAATGTTTGTTTTTATAATTCAAAGAAGGGATTGGGAGAAATCTGGAAATGGGTCCGACATGAGATGTTGTAAACAGTAGGCATCACCGGCGCATGAAAAATGGAACCCATTACAAAGAAAGTGATGGATCAATCGATGAAGCCAAGAAAAAACTTGAAAAGGGAAAAGCCAATAGTGTATCtaatttttagataaaaatgGTTTTGGccataaaaaaacaaagaaagaaaaagatgcaTCTATTGTGAAGGGTTGTGGATAGTTGCTGAATAACTTAATATTGTACTCCTACATTTTGAGATTGGGGCATTAAAGAAATATGCGAAATGTGCGAGAGATAAAAAAGGTGGCCAACAAAGGGAAAATGGATTGACATTATAGGGCAGGGCACCAACAAAATCCTTTTTATCCCATGGCTACCCGATAGATAGGGGATTGTTTGAATATATGTTCTGATTTTTTTTAGTACAATCCTTAATCAATTCGTAGCTTATCTCAAAACATAAAACTacttaaattcaattaaaaaaattgaattgaatttaataattatcaaatcGAATTCCATCTATTTATCAAGCAAATTTTaagtattataatatttaatttaaatagcCCGTTATCTTAATCGagctttttattttaatattataaaattacatttcaTTTGTATTATATAATAGGAGTTTAAGTACAATAGAGCTCAAACTTAAGTATGAACAAgcttaattaaacttttaaattgatatttattgAAGCTCCAGCTGAATATTGAGCCTAAAATTTCAAGTTGAGCTTTAATTTGCTACTCTTTAAATTCCACTCGGTTCAATTACATCTTTAGTTTGAACTCATGACCTCCAAATCTCAATAATATTCACTTGGTTGTTTTCTATCAAAATGTATTAATAGCTCTTTTACTATTAAAGGAgtcaatttatttcttttataattaaaaaaaacaaaactcaatttaaactgagttaattttattttaaaaaaagtgacatttactatataataaaattatagtttaaaaGTGTTTGATGATTGtttaacttaaattaaaattatcctAAAAGTCATTTTTTAGGCACAATAACTTACCATCTTTTTTTTAGAGTGCATGAATAATATAATAAACCaataaacatcaaattaactCTTATTACTATGTTTAActct
The sequence above is drawn from the Gossypium hirsutum isolate 1008001.06 chromosome A05, Gossypium_hirsutum_v2.1, whole genome shotgun sequence genome and encodes:
- the LOC107961317 gene encoding histidine-containing phosphotransfer protein 4 yields the protein MERNPMRRQLASLRKSLFDQGYLDEQFMELEQLQDDANPNFVEEVVTLYYRDSARLIVNLDHALERRPLDFSKLDGLMHQFKGSSSSIGAKKVKAESTLFREYCKSGNAEGCMRTFQQLKKEYATLRKKLETYFQLARQIGPMESANRPK